A portion of the Echeneis naucrates chromosome 5, fEcheNa1.1, whole genome shotgun sequence genome contains these proteins:
- the creld1a gene encoding cysteine-rich with EGF-like domain protein 1, with the protein MFRKDKQGLIQRAGTSVSAAVQRRLAATFIRETTTQIQVTVLQEAGQMGVRMHLLPAAWLCALLAVQGHSCPDTCNKCSGPENDQCEECRAGWTLHNNTCVDIDECGTKLGNCPSNTYCFNTEGSFECKGCDSACVGCMGSGPARCRKCASGYRLTGSKCLDMDECSDRVLACPGLDQICTNTVGSFRCDCANGFIPKGGVCVKKHRPNDEEKGLFEDIQDDEVEVLQQMFFGVVLCALATLAAKGDMVYTSVFMGAVAAMAGYWLSDRADRFLQGFIKGR; encoded by the exons ATGtttagaaaagacaaacaaggtCTCATCCAGAGAGCTGGAACAAGTGTGTCTGCGGCGGTTCAGCGACGTTTGGCTGCAACTTTTATTCGAGAAACCACAACCCAGATTCAGGTGACTGTCCTGCAGGAG GCAGGACAGATGGGAGTGAGAATGCATCTGCTGCCGGCTGCTTGGCTGTGCGCTCTGCTGGCTGTCCAGGGCCACAGCTGTCCGGATACCTGCAATAAGTGTTCGGGCCCAGAGAACGACCAGTGTGAAGAATGCAGAGCAGGATGGACCCTTCATAATAACACCTGTGTAG ACATTGATGAGTGTGGAACCAAGCTGGGCAACTGTCCTTCCAACACGTACTGCTTCAATACTGAGGGGTCCTTTGAGTGCAAAG GCTGCGACTCGGCCTGTGTGGGCTGTATGGGTAGTGGACCAGCACGCTGCAGAAAATGTGCTTCTGGGTACCGACTGACAGGCTCCAAGTGTTTGG ATATGGATGAATGTAGTGACAGGGTGCTGGCCTGTCCTGGCCTGGACCAGATCTGCACCAACACAGTCGGCTCTTTCCGCTGTGACTGTGCAAATGGATTCATCCCCAAGGGCGGTGTTTGTGTGAAGAAGCACCGGCCTA ACGATGAGGAGAAAGGCCTGTTTGAGGATATccaggatgatgaggtggaggtCCTGCAGCAGATGTTCTTTGGGGTGGTTCTTTGTGCTCTGGCCACATTGGCTGCTAAAGGAGATATGGTGTACACTTCTGTATTCATGGGGGCAGTGGCAGCCATGGCAGGGTACTGGCTTTCTGACAGGGCAGACCGTTTCTTACAAGGCTTCATAAAAGGACGTTAA
- the il17rc gene encoding uncharacterized protein il17rc isoform X1: MLLPGWLWWISLSVTLLTCSLEMSGHDRDEVICSQGFSECTMKDDIPFLPDSDAVVVRNLTAYFQLWAKSNESCTLCLVIDAELNIHLDNNMQDEGSSGLGDEDDIELMRNPKASITVCYHTPSTMPSCKKVEFKVNLTALTDHNQAKVSMVIFEPSGVSFNSQVFVYPYELPNLKQNIFTPSLEKVCSLSGKECVQECRVPTLNISVDKEMNYVELLFDGDSSLPSLCLQYEQNGACQNWMKRTIPLYSVTHCTCLQAWYDQHYVRSGKCPFRNMDGELLELSQRNVWENVSVSVNQGHSNNWGSMLLWSLSAPCRLEGEVWPCHKENSCKEMKGFRQQLENGTWRQNSKGLWEKKGRFKGIDLQRSPCLMVKIKGMGHAQGPFCFNNTDRWRWSLLVVGVILIVSLTVLACYLLHDFVKKWAWSWRHGKFVKIGGKGHVVLLSPPDSEDDVSEIVCQLGSLLCNKGFNVTVDQWSRKEQCSVGPLPWLHSQLLEIDSRGGKVVVVLSRKAVERTEEWMHHHKEVNKTNWEDKSLPQTCSPYSDLFAASLCIINAYKQLGGSTERFLLVKFDSHSSSDRSLPEPLQGLPLFQLPSQTQALLTELTVGQAGTLWTKTWTGWKWSSSDKWTEKTKKGRHEAPCKYLGVEKNFETEPLKNP, translated from the exons ATGCTTCTACCTGGATGGCTCTGGTGGATTTCACTGAGTGTAACTCTGTTGACCTGTAGTTTGGAAATGTCTGGTCATGACAGAGACGAAGTCATCTGCTCACAG GGTTTCTCTGAATGCACCATGAAGGATGACATACCATTTCTGCCTGACTCTGATGCTGTGGTTGTTCGAAACCTGACAGCATATTTTCAACTCTGGGCAAAGAGCAATGAGTCATGTACATTATGTCTGGTGATAGACGCAGAGCTCAATATCCATCTGGATAACAACATGCAGGATGAAGGCAGCTCTGGTCTTGGTGATGAAGATGACATTGAGTTGATGAGGAATCCAAAAG CATCAATAACAGTGTGTTACCACACACCGTCTACCATGCCCTCCTGCAAGAAGGTGGAGTTTAAAGTAAATCTTACAGCTCTTACTGATCACAACCAGGCAAAG GTGTCCATGGTGATTTTTGAGCCATCTGGGGTTtcattcaacagtcaagttttTGTTTATCCGTATGAATTAccaaatctaaaacaaaacattttcactccTTCCCTTGAAAAAG TGTGTTCCCTCAGTGGGAAGGAATGTGTACAGGAGTGTCGcg TTCCTACACTAAATATCTCAGTTGATAAAGAGATGAATTACgtggagctgctgtttgacGGTGACAGCAGCCTCCCTTCCCTATGCCTCCAATATGAACAGAACGGGGCATGTCAG AATTGGATGAAAAGGACCATCCCACTTTATTCTGTGACCCACTGCACATGTCTCCAG GCTTGGTATGACCAGCACTATGTACGTTCTGGAAAGTGCCCCTTCAGAAACATGGATGGGGAGCTTTTAG AGTTATCCCAAAGGAACGTGTgggaaaatgtgtcagtgtcCGTAAACCAGGGCCACTCAAATAACTGGGGCTCGATGCTGCTGTGGAGCCTATCTGCCCCCTGCAGGCTGGAGGGTGAGGTGTGGCCATGTCACAAAGAGAACAGCTGCAAGGAGATGAAGGGCTTCAGACAACAGCTGGAAAATGGCACATGGAGACAAAATAGCAAAGGACTCTGG GAGAAAAAAGGACGATTTAAAGGCATCGACCTTCAGCGCTCACCATGTCTTATG GTGAAAATAAAGGGAATGGGACATGCACAGGGTCCATTCTGCTTTAATAACA CTGACAGGTGGAGGTGGAGTCTCCTGGTTGTTGGCGTTATACTGATTGTTTCCCTGACTGTACTTGCATGCTATTTACTTCACGACTTTGTCAAGA AGTGGGCATGGAGCTGGCGTCATGGCAAATTTGTGAAaa TTGGTGGAAAGGGTCACGTGGTGCTGCTGAGCCCCCCAGATTCCGAAGATGATGTTTCGGAGATAGTTTGTCAACTTGGCTCTCTGCTCTGCAACAAAGGCTTCAACGTGACTGTGGACCAGTGGAGCAGGAAGGAGCAGTGCAGTGTGGGGCCCCTGCCATGGTTACACTCTCAGCTCCTAGAGATCGACAGCAGGGGGGGCAAAGTTGTGGTCGTTTTGAGCCGCAAAGCCGTAGAGAGAACAGAGGAATGGATGCATCACCACAAGGAAGTTAACAAGACAAACTGGGAAGACAAGAGTCTTCCTCAGACATGTTCCCCGTACTCGGATCTATTTGCAGCCTCTCTGTGCATCATTAATGCGTACAAGCAGCTGGGCGGCTCAACAGAACGTTTTCTTCTGGTGAAATTTGATTCCCATTCCAGCAGCGACAGGAGTCTACCAGAGCCTCTTCAGGGACTGCCTCTGTTCCAGCTGCCCAGTCAGACTCAGGCACTCCTGACTGAACTAACTGTGGGCCAGGCAGGGACATTATGGACAAAGACGTGGACAGGGTGGAAATGGAGCAGCTCAGATAAATGGACAGAAAAGACTAAGAAGGGACGGCACGAGGCACCATGCAAATACCTAGGAGTTGAGAAAAACTTTGAGACAGAGCCATTAAAGAACCCTTGA
- the il17rc gene encoding uncharacterized protein il17rc isoform X2 gives MQDEGSSGLGDEDDIELMRNPKASITVCYHTPSTMPSCKKVEFKVNLTALTDHNQAKVSMVIFEPSGVSFNSQVFVYPYELPNLKQNIFTPSLEKVCSLSGKECVQECRVPTLNISVDKEMNYVELLFDGDSSLPSLCLQYEQNGACQNWMKRTIPLYSVTHCTCLQAWYDQHYVRSGKCPFRNMDGELLELSQRNVWENVSVSVNQGHSNNWGSMLLWSLSAPCRLEGEVWPCHKENSCKEMKGFRQQLENGTWRQNSKGLWEKKGRFKGIDLQRSPCLMVKIKGMGHAQGPFCFNNTDRWRWSLLVVGVILIVSLTVLACYLLHDFVKKWAWSWRHGKFVKIGGKGHVVLLSPPDSEDDVSEIVCQLGSLLCNKGFNVTVDQWSRKEQCSVGPLPWLHSQLLEIDSRGGKVVVVLSRKAVERTEEWMHHHKEVNKTNWEDKSLPQTCSPYSDLFAASLCIINAYKQLGGSTERFLLVKFDSHSSSDRSLPEPLQGLPLFQLPSQTQALLTELTVGQAGTLWTKTWTGWKWSSSDKWTEKTKKGRHEAPCKYLGVEKNFETEPLKNP, from the exons ATGCAGGATGAAGGCAGCTCTGGTCTTGGTGATGAAGATGACATTGAGTTGATGAGGAATCCAAAAG CATCAATAACAGTGTGTTACCACACACCGTCTACCATGCCCTCCTGCAAGAAGGTGGAGTTTAAAGTAAATCTTACAGCTCTTACTGATCACAACCAGGCAAAG GTGTCCATGGTGATTTTTGAGCCATCTGGGGTTtcattcaacagtcaagttttTGTTTATCCGTATGAATTAccaaatctaaaacaaaacattttcactccTTCCCTTGAAAAAG TGTGTTCCCTCAGTGGGAAGGAATGTGTACAGGAGTGTCGcg TTCCTACACTAAATATCTCAGTTGATAAAGAGATGAATTACgtggagctgctgtttgacGGTGACAGCAGCCTCCCTTCCCTATGCCTCCAATATGAACAGAACGGGGCATGTCAG AATTGGATGAAAAGGACCATCCCACTTTATTCTGTGACCCACTGCACATGTCTCCAG GCTTGGTATGACCAGCACTATGTACGTTCTGGAAAGTGCCCCTTCAGAAACATGGATGGGGAGCTTTTAG AGTTATCCCAAAGGAACGTGTgggaaaatgtgtcagtgtcCGTAAACCAGGGCCACTCAAATAACTGGGGCTCGATGCTGCTGTGGAGCCTATCTGCCCCCTGCAGGCTGGAGGGTGAGGTGTGGCCATGTCACAAAGAGAACAGCTGCAAGGAGATGAAGGGCTTCAGACAACAGCTGGAAAATGGCACATGGAGACAAAATAGCAAAGGACTCTGG GAGAAAAAAGGACGATTTAAAGGCATCGACCTTCAGCGCTCACCATGTCTTATG GTGAAAATAAAGGGAATGGGACATGCACAGGGTCCATTCTGCTTTAATAACA CTGACAGGTGGAGGTGGAGTCTCCTGGTTGTTGGCGTTATACTGATTGTTTCCCTGACTGTACTTGCATGCTATTTACTTCACGACTTTGTCAAGA AGTGGGCATGGAGCTGGCGTCATGGCAAATTTGTGAAaa TTGGTGGAAAGGGTCACGTGGTGCTGCTGAGCCCCCCAGATTCCGAAGATGATGTTTCGGAGATAGTTTGTCAACTTGGCTCTCTGCTCTGCAACAAAGGCTTCAACGTGACTGTGGACCAGTGGAGCAGGAAGGAGCAGTGCAGTGTGGGGCCCCTGCCATGGTTACACTCTCAGCTCCTAGAGATCGACAGCAGGGGGGGCAAAGTTGTGGTCGTTTTGAGCCGCAAAGCCGTAGAGAGAACAGAGGAATGGATGCATCACCACAAGGAAGTTAACAAGACAAACTGGGAAGACAAGAGTCTTCCTCAGACATGTTCCCCGTACTCGGATCTATTTGCAGCCTCTCTGTGCATCATTAATGCGTACAAGCAGCTGGGCGGCTCAACAGAACGTTTTCTTCTGGTGAAATTTGATTCCCATTCCAGCAGCGACAGGAGTCTACCAGAGCCTCTTCAGGGACTGCCTCTGTTCCAGCTGCCCAGTCAGACTCAGGCACTCCTGACTGAACTAACTGTGGGCCAGGCAGGGACATTATGGACAAAGACGTGGACAGGGTGGAAATGGAGCAGCTCAGATAAATGGACAGAAAAGACTAAGAAGGGACGGCACGAGGCACCATGCAAATACCTAGGAGTTGAGAAAAACTTTGAGACAGAGCCATTAAAGAACCCTTGA
- the LOC115043720 gene encoding inter-alpha-trypsin inhibitor heavy chain H3-like: MERSLERVFLLGLLLVLVNTLPNKDDWNIYSFHINSTVTSRYATTVITSRVANRMNESKEIEFHVRIPKNAFITKFRMLIDGQMYDGTVKAKEQAEQQYAEAVSRGQSAGLVSSVGRTLEEFKTSVTMAAHKKVTFELTYEELLKRTLGKYELQIHARPMQPVKDFKVDVHIHENAGISFIEYNGKLATNALANAITKTQTDKQAWVYFYPTEDQQKTCDGCEKHGMNGDLVIVYDVNRDLPLGHIMTSNGYFVHHFAPSSLPRIPKNVVFVIDQSGSMQGRKIQQTKIALAHILNDLAEDDFFGLISFDSSISPWKRELVRASSANLDSAKTFAANINARGATDINMAVLKGATMLNAHPREGSASILILLTDGDPTTGVTNLKTIQSNVKKAIANKFPLYCLGFGFDVDFDFLKTLSLQNNGVARRIYEDSDADLQLKGFYEEVATPLLTDVTMIYMGGSNLTQTNFTQYYNGSEIVVAGQITDNDIHTFIPEVVALSGTRRLTFSEPNSTVEPTQNVTDSLIQRVWAFLTVKQLLEKELQLPDAEQEKVRKEALELSLKYSFVTPLTSMVVTKPPGEKMDVLHKPKEGEGLQAVSPVSRIPSQHGYSGYDISPRGGRPLQAQPSPNLRKRIGANFPAYDYDMALLSQPRHLLPTPSRPRLVLPTFVSATAVNVPLSHRFLFKAENQSLPLCFDVTGNIRLKLLHHPTRELSVNGELDSVANGGFRKIVIRSTADQYVEVLTNEVTVQDGQKLTRHTDDVITTAGSVTVIKRNKEIDVAVGDIRIVFLVHEKHGKEFLWPVLRQKPSDNNAEGILAIQPVVYEEVQQSPTKLKFRDHEVNVARSSAVDYSIGSPITLACWLTSAETALQGRLEDFIVAQL; the protein is encoded by the exons ATGGAGAGAAGCTTAGAGAGAGTTTTCCTACTTGGCCTGCTGCTGGTTTTGGTGAACACGCTGCCAAACAAG GATGACTGGAACATCTACAGCTTTCACATCAACTCCACAGTGACCAGTCGCTATGCCACGACTGTCATCACCAGCCGGGTGGCCAATCGCATGAATGAGTCAAAGGAAATTGAGTTCCATGTCCGGATTCCCAAGAATGCCTTCATCACTAAATTCAGAAT GTTGATAGATGGACAGATGTATGATGGCACAGTGAAAGCTAAGGAGCAGGCTGAGCAGCAGTACGCAGAGGCTGTGTCCCGCGGACAAAGTGCTGGTCTGGTCAG TTCTGTAGGGAGGACCCTGGAGGAATTTAAGACCTCTGTGACTATGGCTGCTCACAAAAAGGTGACTTTTGAACTCACAtatgaggaactgctgaaaCGAACACTTGGAAAATATGAGCTTCAAATTCATGCTCGTCCCATGCAGCCAGTCAAAGACTTCAAG gTTGATGTGCACATTCATGAGAATGCTGGCATCAGTTTCATTGAGTATAACGGAAAACTGGCCACTAACGCCCTGGCTAACGCCATCACCAAAACACAAACGGACAAGCAG GCATGGGTGTATTTCTATCCCACAGAGGACCAACAGAAAACATGTGACGGCTGTGAGAAACACGGTATGAATGGAGATCTGGTTATTGTTTACGACGTCAACAGGGACCTCCCGCTGGGACATATCATG ACATCAAATGGCTATTTCGTTCATCACTTTGCTCCAAGTAGTCTTCCCCGCATCCCGAAGAATGTTGTCTTTGTTATTGATCAAAGTGGCTCGATGCAAGGCAGAAAAATCCAACAG ACCAAAATAGCGTTGGCCCATATCTTAAATGACCTTGCAGAGGATGACTTCTTTGGTCTAATCAGTTTTGACAGCTCAATTTCTCCCTGGAAACGAGAACTCGTTCGGGCCAGCAGTGCAAACCTTGATAGTGCCAAGACATTTGCAGCGAATATCAATGCAAGAGGAG CCACGGACATTAACATGGCGGTGTTGAAGGGAGCAACAATGCTGAATGCACATCCAAGAGAAGGTTCAGCGTCTATCCTAATACTTCTCACCGATGGAGACCCAACTACAG GTGTGACAAACCTAAAAACAATACAATCAAATGTGAAGAAGGCTATTGCAAATAAATTCCCACTCTACTGTCTTGGGTTTGGCTTTGATGTCGACTTTGACTTCCTTAAGACGTTGTCACTGCAGAACAATGGTGTTGCACGAAGGATTTATGAGGACTCTGATGCTGATTTGCAGTTGAAG GGTTTCTATGAAGAAGTGGCCACTCCTCTGTTAACAGATGTGACAATGATCTACATGGGTGGGAGCAATCTAACCCAAACCAACTTCACTCAGTACTACAACGGCTCCGAGATCGTGGTGGCCGGTCAGATCACTGACAATGACATTCACACTTTCATCCCAGAAGTTGTGGCTCTTTCA GGGACTAGGAGGTTGACATTTTCTGAGCCCAACTCCACTGTGGAGCCCACTCAAAATGTAACAGACAGCCTCATCCAGAGGGTTTGGGCCTTCCTCACAGTCAAACAGCTTCTGGAAAAAGA GTTGCAGTTACCTGATGCTGAGCAGGAGAAAGTGAGGAAAGAGGCCTTGGAGCTGTCATTGAAGTATAGCTTTGTGACCCCCCTCACATCCATGGTGGTCACCAAGCCACCGGGAGAGAAGATGGATGTGCTTCATAAACCCAAGGAAGGGGAAGGGCTACAGGCGGTTTCACCAGTATCACGAATACCGAGTCAACATGGGTACAGCGGATATGACATATCCCCGAGGGGGGGACGTCCCCTTCAAGCGCAGCCCAGTCCCAATCTCAGAAAAAGAATTGGGG caaattttCCTGCATATGACTATGATATGGCTTTACTATCGCAGCCCAGACATTTGCTGCCCACACCATCGCGGCCCAGATTGGTGCTCCCCACCTTTGTGTCGGCCACAGCAGTCAATG tTCCTCTGTCTCACAGGTTTCTGTTCAAAGCTGAAAATCAGTCTCTTCCACTCTGCTTTGACGTCACTGGAAATATCCGCCTCAAGCTACTTCACCATCCCACCAGGG AACTTTCTGTGAATGGTGAGCTTGATTCAGTGGCAAATGGAGGCTTCAGAAAAATTGTCATCCGCTCCACTGCTGATCAGTATGTCGAGGTTCTCACCAATGAAGTGACTGTACAAGATGGACAGAAGCTGACAAGACACACAGATGATGTGATCACCACAGCTGGAAG TGTGACAGTGATTAAGAGGAACAAGGAAATAGATGTGGCAGTCGGAGACATCCGCATCGTCTTCTTAGTTCATGAGAAACATGGTAAAGAATTCCTGTGGCCGGTTTTAAGACAGAAGCCGTCTGACAACAACGCTGAAGGAATTTTAG CTATACAGCCAGTAGTTTATGAGGAGGTGCAGCAAAGTCCAACGAAACTGAAGTTCAGAGATCACGAGGTTAACGTTGCCAG ATCCAGTGCTGTTGACTACAGTATTGGCTCTCCCATAACACTGGCCTGTTGGCTCACATCTGCTGAGACCGCCCTGCAGGGACGTCTGGAGGATTTCATCGTTGCACAGCTCTAA